A region of Rhodospirillales bacterium DNA encodes the following proteins:
- a CDS encoding amidase, with protein MSELCDLGAVELRRLIGARSISPVEVLESCLRRIDAVNPRLNAVTAMCVERARGEAREAEAAVRRGDALGPLHGLPLGVKDLNETAGLRTTWGSPIFKDHVPEKDERMVAACRAAGAIVVGKTNVPEFGAGANTNNPVYGPTRNPFDTARICGGSSGGSAVALATSMLPICTGSDTGGSLRTPAALCGIVGFRVSPGTVPTERRPLGWTNISVQGPMGRDVADTALLLSAQVRSDGADPLARPVDPALLRAPEPADLSTLRLAASVDLGFAIVDKRIRAAFADRIGRIGGWFRDCAWADPDMAEADDTFEVIRAQNFLTSQLDNYRNRRHLIGPNIVANVEQGLGHSALDVARAHARQTRIFRAFQEFFRAHDVLICPATTVPPFPIETLYPERIDGVAMRTYFPWLALAYGPTITGHPAISIPCGLEPTGTPMHLQIVGPFGGDARVLSVALALEKAMAGDPHLARPLPDLRALAA; from the coding sequence ATGTCCGAACTCTGCGATCTCGGCGCCGTCGAGCTGCGCCGCCTCATCGGCGCGCGGTCGATCTCGCCGGTCGAGGTGCTCGAATCCTGCCTGCGCCGGATCGACGCCGTGAATCCGCGGCTGAACGCCGTGACGGCGATGTGCGTCGAGCGCGCCCGCGGCGAGGCGCGCGAGGCGGAGGCCGCGGTCCGCCGCGGCGACGCGCTCGGCCCGCTGCACGGACTGCCGCTGGGCGTGAAGGATCTCAACGAGACCGCCGGCCTGCGCACCACCTGGGGCTCGCCGATCTTCAAGGACCACGTGCCGGAGAAGGACGAGCGCATGGTCGCGGCGTGCCGCGCGGCGGGCGCCATCGTCGTCGGCAAGACCAACGTGCCGGAGTTCGGCGCCGGCGCCAACACCAACAACCCCGTCTACGGCCCGACGCGCAATCCGTTTGACACGGCGCGCATCTGCGGCGGCTCGTCCGGCGGCTCGGCGGTGGCGCTGGCGACCTCGATGCTGCCGATCTGCACCGGCTCCGACACCGGCGGCTCGCTGCGCACCCCCGCCGCGCTGTGCGGGATCGTCGGCTTCCGCGTCTCGCCGGGCACCGTCCCGACCGAGCGGCGGCCGCTGGGCTGGACCAACATCTCGGTGCAGGGACCGATGGGCCGCGACGTCGCCGACACCGCGCTGCTGCTGTCGGCGCAGGTCCGGTCCGACGGCGCCGACCCGCTGGCGCGTCCGGTCGATCCGGCGCTGCTGCGGGCGCCCGAACCGGCCGATCTATCGACGCTGCGGCTGGCGGCGTCGGTCGATCTCGGCTTCGCCATCGTCGACAAGCGCATCCGCGCCGCCTTCGCGGACCGGATCGGGCGCATCGGCGGTTGGTTCCGCGACTGCGCCTGGGCCGATCCGGACATGGCCGAGGCCGACGACACCTTCGAGGTCATCCGGGCGCAGAACTTCCTGACGTCGCAGCTCGACAACTACCGGAACCGCCGCCACCTGATCGGCCCGAACATCGTCGCCAACGTCGAGCAGGGCCTCGGCCACTCGGCGCTCGACGTGGCGCGCGCGCATGCGCGGCAGACCAGGATATTCCGCGCCTTCCAGGAGTTCTTCCGCGCCCACGACGTGCTGATCTGCCCGGCCACGACGGTGCCGCCGTTCCCGATCGAGACGCTCTACCCCGAGCGGATCGACGGCGTCGCCATGCGCACGTATTTCCCTTGGCTGGCGCTGGCCTACGGACCGACCATCACCGGCCATCCCGCGATCTCGATCCCCTGCGGGCTGGAGCCCACCGGCACGCCGATGCACCTCCAGATCGTCGGACCGTTCGGCGGCGACGCCAGGGTGCTCTCGGTGGCGCTGGCGCTCGAGAAGGCGATGGCTGGCGATCCGCATCTCGCGCGGCCGCTGCCGGATCTGAGGGCGCTCGCCGCCTGA
- a CDS encoding ABC transporter ATP-binding protein, translating into MNILEVRDLATHFHTRDGIVRAVDGVSFDVAAGETLGIVGESGCGKSVTALTVMGLIPPETARVARGSVMFEGRELVGLPEREMRAIRGRSISMIFQEPMTSLNPVLTVGTQIAENVVRHTGAGWPRARERAMEMLDLVGIADSRRRLDEYPHQLSGGMRQRVMIAIALSCDPRVLIADEPTTALDVTIQAQILDLMLELKEKLGTAIVMITHDLGVVAETTQRVVVMYAGRKVEEAPVDDLFARPLHPYTHGLMRAIPRLDVDAEIAGRRPRLKEITGMVPRLDRELVGCAFAPRCDFATERCRAEAPPLEDHGGGHFAACWETRRVLEATA; encoded by the coding sequence GTGAACATCCTCGAGGTCCGCGATCTGGCGACGCATTTCCACACGCGCGACGGCATCGTCCGCGCCGTCGACGGCGTGTCGTTCGACGTCGCCGCCGGCGAGACGCTGGGCATCGTGGGCGAGTCCGGCTGCGGCAAGTCGGTGACGGCGCTGACGGTCATGGGCCTGATCCCGCCGGAGACCGCGCGCGTCGCCCGCGGCTCGGTGATGTTCGAGGGCCGCGAGCTGGTCGGCCTGCCCGAGCGCGAGATGCGCGCGATCCGCGGGCGCAGCATCTCGATGATCTTCCAGGAGCCGATGACCAGCCTCAACCCGGTGCTCACGGTCGGCACGCAGATCGCCGAGAACGTCGTGCGCCACACCGGCGCGGGGTGGCCGCGGGCGCGCGAGCGGGCGATGGAGATGCTCGATCTGGTGGGCATCGCCGATTCGCGGCGCCGGCTCGACGAGTACCCGCACCAGCTCTCGGGCGGCATGCGCCAGCGCGTGATGATCGCCATCGCGCTGTCGTGCGATCCGCGCGTGCTGATCGCCGACGAGCCGACCACCGCGCTCGACGTCACCATCCAGGCCCAGATCCTCGACCTGATGCTCGAGCTCAAGGAGAAGCTCGGCACCGCCATCGTCATGATCACCCACGATCTCGGCGTCGTCGCCGAGACGACGCAGCGCGTGGTCGTGATGTACGCCGGCCGGAAGGTGGAGGAGGCGCCGGTCGACGACCTGTTCGCCCGGCCGCTGCACCCCTACACACACGGCCTGATGCGCGCGATCCCGCGGCTCGACGTCGACGCCGAGATCGCCGGCCGCCGGCCGCGGCTGAAGGAGATCACCGGCATGGTGCCGCGGCTCGACCGCGAGCTCGTCGGCTGCGCCTTCGCGCCGCGCTGCGACTTCGCGACCGAGCGCTGCCGCGCCGAGGCGCCGCCGCTGGAGGACCACGGCGGCGGCCATTTCGCGGCGTGCTGGGAGACGCGGCGCGTGCTGGAGGCCACGGCGTGA
- a CDS encoding ABC transporter permease encodes MAAVAENGILAPAAPSPLAALATGIRRNPTIAVGAALLAVLVALAVLAPWLSGDPLKQNTPFRLRPPSARFWFGTDQFGRDIFARTLHGARVSLVVGITVAMVSAVLGLALGIVCGYFRRVDGVVMRIMDGIMAIPSILLAIALITLTRPGLAIVIVAIVIPEVPRVVRVVRSVVLSIRAQPYIDSAIAGGTRGAKLLARHILPNTLAPLIVQATYICAAGMLIEAGLSFLGAGVPPEIPSWGNIIAQGRTFFQIAPWSILIPGAFLALTVLAVNLLGDGLRDRLDPRLARRM; translated from the coding sequence ATGGCCGCGGTCGCCGAGAACGGGATCCTCGCCCCGGCGGCGCCGTCGCCGCTGGCGGCGCTCGCCACCGGCATCCGGCGCAATCCGACGATCGCCGTCGGCGCGGCGCTGCTGGCCGTCCTCGTCGCGCTGGCGGTCCTGGCGCCGTGGCTCAGCGGCGATCCGCTCAAGCAGAACACGCCGTTCCGCCTGCGGCCGCCGTCGGCGCGCTTCTGGTTCGGCACCGACCAGTTCGGCCGCGACATCTTCGCGCGCACCCTGCACGGCGCGCGGGTGTCGCTCGTCGTCGGCATCACCGTGGCGATGGTGTCCGCGGTCCTCGGCCTCGCGCTCGGCATCGTCTGCGGCTATTTCCGCCGCGTCGACGGCGTCGTCATGCGGATCATGGACGGCATCATGGCGATCCCGTCGATCCTGCTGGCGATCGCGCTGATCACGTTGACGCGGCCGGGGCTGGCCATCGTCATCGTCGCCATCGTCATCCCCGAGGTGCCGCGCGTGGTGCGCGTCGTGCGGTCGGTGGTGCTCAGCATCCGGGCGCAGCCCTACATCGACAGCGCCATCGCCGGCGGCACCCGCGGCGCCAAGCTGCTGGCGCGCCACATCCTGCCCAACACGCTGGCGCCGCTGATCGTCCAGGCGACCTACATCTGCGCCGCCGGCATGCTGATCGAGGCCGGGCTTAGCTTCCTCGGCGCCGGCGTGCCGCCGGAGATCCCGAGCTGGGGCAACATCATCGCGCAGGGCCGGACGTTCTTCCAGATCGCGCCGTGGAGCATCCTGATCCCCGGCGCCTTCCTCGCGCTCACCGTGCTGGCGGTCAACCTGCTGGGCGACGGCCTGCGCGACCGGCTCGATCCGCGGCTGGCGAGGCGGATGTGA
- a CDS encoding ABC transporter permease, translating into MTAYIIRRLFATLPVMAVVAVFVFFLLRLAPGDPAAIIAGDDATAESIAAVRVKLGLDRPVLEQFALWIWRLAQGDLGVSIFSDLPVTRLIAQRVEPTVALTLSTLFVAVALAIPTGVVAAWQARRLADRAVMVFAVLGFAVPGFLAAYVLIWIFAVKLQWLPVQGYRPIAEGLWPFVEGLILPSIALGVTYMALIARITRASMLEVLSQDYIRTANSKGLATGRVLLLHALKNAAVPIITVIGIGIALLISGVVITETVFNIPGLGRLTVDAVLKRDYPIVQGLILVFAAAKVLVNLMIDISYAFLDPRIRY; encoded by the coding sequence ATGACCGCGTACATCATCCGCCGCCTGTTCGCGACGCTGCCGGTCATGGCCGTCGTGGCGGTGTTCGTGTTCTTCCTGCTGCGGCTGGCGCCCGGCGATCCGGCGGCGATCATCGCCGGCGACGACGCGACCGCCGAGAGCATCGCCGCCGTGCGCGTCAAGCTCGGGCTGGACCGGCCGGTGCTGGAGCAGTTCGCGCTCTGGATATGGCGCCTCGCCCAGGGCGATCTCGGCGTGTCGATCTTCTCCGACCTGCCGGTGACCCGGCTCATCGCGCAACGGGTCGAACCGACCGTGGCGCTGACGCTCTCGACGCTGTTCGTCGCGGTGGCGCTGGCGATCCCGACCGGCGTCGTGGCGGCGTGGCAGGCGCGGCGGCTGGCCGACCGGGCCGTCATGGTGTTCGCCGTGCTCGGCTTCGCGGTGCCCGGATTCCTCGCCGCCTACGTGCTGATCTGGATCTTCGCGGTGAAGCTCCAGTGGCTGCCGGTGCAGGGCTACCGGCCGATCGCCGAGGGTCTGTGGCCGTTCGTCGAGGGCCTCATCCTGCCGTCGATCGCGCTGGGCGTGACCTACATGGCGCTGATCGCCCGCATCACGCGGGCGTCGATGCTCGAGGTGCTGTCGCAGGACTACATCCGCACCGCCAACTCCAAGGGGCTGGCGACCGGACGGGTGCTGCTGCTGCACGCGCTGAAGAACGCCGCCGTGCCGATCATCACCGTCATCGGCATCGGCATCGCGCTTCTGATCTCCGGCGTCGTGATCACCGAGACGGTGTTCAACATCCCCGGCCTCGGGCGGCTGACGGTCGACGCCGTGCTGAAGCGCGACTACCCGATCGTGCAGGGACTGATCCTGGTGTTCGCCGCCGCCAAGGTGCTGGTCAACCTGATGATCGACATCTCCTACGCCTTCCTCGATCCGCGCATCCGGTACTGA
- a CDS encoding ABC transporter substrate-binding protein, producing the protein MATANLFGVARRAAIAAAAPLALGSGAMAQEKVLKAVMHADVRVIDPIWTTQTIANIHGMLVYDTLFGNDSQMVPKPQMVGKYDVSADKLVYTFTLRDGLKFSDGSPVASKDVIASLRRWGAKDGVGIRLFGFVDKLEAVDDKTFRMTLKKPYGMVLESLGKTNSSVAVIMREKEAMTEPNTQVKESVGSGPFMMVKEQWVPGSKAVYVKNPHYAPRPGNEPASAFAGSKIAGVDRIELVWISDSQTAMSALVNGEIDFYENPGIDFLPILEKSRGVKLMKTGDLDSTHGMIRLNHLHPPFDNVKARQAMYHLINQEDFLRAIVGNPAYYRVCHGLITCGSPLANDGGSALLKEYNPKKALQLLKEAGYKGEPITILAATDHNTITPATQVLIQAMREAGINLDVQSMDWGSVVSRRAKKEPPAQGGWHIFVTTTGGVGSANPVLHTWIGAACDKGLFGWPCDAKIEEMRNAFAFAQTDDEKKRISRELQTRAMEQVVYIPFGQWTTPLAYRADRIEGIVPNTGLAVLWGIRKK; encoded by the coding sequence ATGGCGACGGCGAATCTATTTGGCGTGGCGCGGCGCGCGGCGATCGCCGCGGCCGCCCCTCTGGCGCTCGGCTCCGGCGCGATGGCGCAGGAGAAGGTGCTGAAGGCGGTGATGCACGCCGACGTGCGCGTCATCGACCCGATCTGGACGACGCAGACCATCGCGAACATCCACGGAATGCTGGTCTACGACACGCTGTTCGGCAACGACTCGCAGATGGTGCCGAAGCCGCAGATGGTCGGGAAGTACGACGTCAGCGCCGACAAGCTCGTCTACACGTTCACGCTGCGCGACGGCCTGAAGTTCAGCGACGGTTCGCCCGTGGCGTCGAAGGACGTCATCGCGTCGCTGCGGCGCTGGGGCGCCAAGGACGGCGTCGGCATCCGCCTGTTCGGATTCGTCGACAAGCTCGAGGCGGTCGACGACAAGACGTTCCGCATGACGCTGAAGAAGCCGTACGGCATGGTGCTGGAATCGCTGGGCAAGACCAACAGCTCGGTCGCCGTCATCATGCGCGAGAAGGAGGCGATGACGGAGCCCAACACGCAGGTGAAGGAATCCGTCGGCTCCGGCCCGTTCATGATGGTCAAGGAGCAGTGGGTTCCGGGCAGCAAGGCGGTCTACGTCAAGAACCCGCACTACGCGCCGCGTCCGGGCAACGAGCCGGCGTCGGCGTTCGCCGGCAGCAAGATCGCCGGCGTCGACCGCATCGAGCTGGTGTGGATCTCCGATTCGCAGACCGCGATGTCCGCCCTGGTCAACGGCGAGATCGACTTCTACGAGAACCCCGGCATCGACTTCCTGCCGATCCTGGAGAAGAGCCGCGGCGTCAAGCTGATGAAGACCGGCGACCTCGACAGCACCCACGGCATGATCCGGCTCAACCACCTGCATCCGCCGTTCGACAACGTGAAGGCGCGGCAGGCGATGTACCACCTGATCAACCAGGAGGATTTCCTGCGCGCCATCGTCGGGAACCCGGCCTACTACCGCGTGTGCCACGGGCTGATCACCTGCGGCTCGCCGCTCGCCAACGACGGCGGCAGCGCGCTGCTGAAGGAGTACAATCCCAAGAAGGCGCTGCAGCTTCTCAAGGAGGCCGGCTACAAGGGCGAGCCGATCACCATCCTCGCCGCGACCGACCACAACACCATCACGCCCGCGACGCAGGTGCTGATCCAGGCGATGCGCGAGGCCGGCATCAACCTCGACGTCCAGTCGATGGACTGGGGCTCGGTCGTGTCGCGGCGCGCCAAGAAGGAGCCGCCGGCGCAGGGCGGCTGGCACATCTTCGTCACGACCACCGGCGGCGTCGGCTCGGCCAACCCGGTGCTGCACACCTGGATCGGCGCGGCCTGCGACAAGGGCCTGTTCGGCTGGCCGTGCGACGCCAAGATCGAGGAGATGCGCAACGCCTTCGCGTTCGCGCAGACCGACGACGAGAAGAAGCGGATATCGCGCGAGCTGCAGACGCGGGCGATGGAGCAGGTCGTCTACATCCCGTTCGGCCAGTGGACGACGCCGCTCGCCTACCGCGCCGACCGCATCGAGGGCATCGTGCCGAACACCGGCCTGGCCGTGCTCTGGGGCATCCGGAAGAAGTAG
- a CDS encoding zinc-dependent alcohol dehydrogenase family protein: protein MVMRGAGRALEPVEQPDPSPGPGQVLARVDACAVCRTDLHVVDGELPHPKLPLVPGHEIVATVLACGPGVAGFGPGARVGIPWLGWACGDCDHCRSGRENLCDEARFTGYQIDGGYADRVVADARFCFALPDSYDDAHAAPLLCAGLIGYRSLVKAGDARRLGIYGFGAAAHIVAQVARWQERDVYAFTREGDVDAQRFARDLGAVWTGPSEARPPVALDAAIIFAPAGFLVPLALRAVRPGGRVVCGGIHMSDIPAFPYDALWGERELVSVANLTRRDAVEFLRIAPLVPVVVEIERFRLSDANAALDALRAGRLRGAAVLIP, encoded by the coding sequence ATGGTGATGCGGGGAGCCGGGCGGGCGCTCGAACCGGTCGAGCAGCCGGACCCGTCGCCCGGTCCGGGGCAGGTTCTGGCCAGGGTCGACGCGTGCGCGGTCTGCCGCACGGATCTCCACGTCGTCGACGGCGAGCTCCCGCATCCGAAGCTGCCGCTCGTCCCCGGGCACGAGATCGTGGCGACCGTCCTCGCGTGCGGTCCCGGGGTCGCCGGGTTCGGGCCGGGGGCGCGGGTCGGCATCCCGTGGCTGGGCTGGGCGTGCGGCGATTGCGATCACTGCCGCTCGGGGCGGGAGAACCTTTGCGACGAGGCCAGGTTCACCGGCTACCAGATCGACGGCGGCTACGCGGACCGGGTCGTGGCCGACGCGCGGTTCTGCTTCGCGCTGCCGGACTCCTACGACGACGCCCACGCCGCGCCTCTGCTCTGCGCCGGCCTCATCGGCTACCGGTCGCTCGTGAAGGCCGGCGACGCGCGACGTCTCGGGATCTACGGGTTCGGTGCCGCGGCCCACATCGTCGCCCAGGTCGCGCGGTGGCAGGAGCGCGACGTCTACGCCTTCACCCGCGAAGGCGACGTCGACGCCCAGCGCTTCGCGCGCGATCTCGGCGCCGTCTGGACCGGGCCGTCGGAGGCTCGGCCGCCGGTCGCTCTCGACGCGGCGATCATCTTCGCGCCAGCGGGTTTCCTGGTGCCGCTGGCGCTGCGGGCGGTGCGGCCCGGCGGCCGCGTGGTCTGCGGCGGCATCCACATGAGCGACATACCCGCGTTCCCCTACGACGCGCTCTGGGGCGAGCGCGAGCTCGTGTCGGTCGCGAACCTGACTCGCCGCGACGCGGTGGAGTTCCTGCGCATCGCGCCGCTGGTGCCGGTGGTCGTCGAGATCGAGCGGTTCCGGCTCTCGGACGCGAACGCGGCGCTGGACGCGCTCCGGGCCGGCCGTCTCCGGGGAGCCGCGGTCCTGATCCCCTAG
- the ftsH gene encoding ATP-dependent zinc metalloprotease FtsH, with amino-acid sequence MTRESRFNILYAVLAEMAIVAARDYWQHSRSVDHIAYSEFRALLEAGRIAEIAVGDTYIRGTLAAPAGGEKREFITSRLDPDLADYLAKHKVRYTAEHDSGLLKTVLSWIVPTALFFGVWMYLARRMAGMGGGLLSIGKSKARIYLERSPGVTFADVAGVDEAKAELREIVDFLKDPVSHSRLGARLPKGILLVGPPGTGKTLLARAVAAEAGVAFFSISGSEFVEMFVGVGAARVRDLFERARGHAPCIIFIDELDALGRARGTFTHGGHDEKEQTLNQLLAELDGFDPKGGIVLLAATNRPETLDPALLRAGRFDRQVLVDRPDRKGRADVLRVHARKVRLAAGVALEDVAALTPGFTGADLANLVNEAALLATRRGGDDVTLDDFTQAIERIVAGLEKRNRILNPGERERIAVHEMGHALVAMALPGSDPVQKVSIIPRGIGALGHTIQRPIEDRFLMSREELERKLTVLLGGRAAESLRFPSVSTGAADDLRKATDIARAMAARFGMETELGPVAYDAEPSPFLGPLLEAQPGPRWYSDETAATIDAAVLRIVEGALKRARAILESNRGLLEEAARDLLRSETLGPAEIASLHGRVAPGGGA; translated from the coding sequence ATGACGCGCGAGAGCCGTTTCAACATCCTCTACGCCGTGCTCGCCGAGATGGCGATCGTCGCGGCGCGCGACTATTGGCAGCACAGCCGCAGCGTCGACCACATCGCGTATAGCGAGTTCCGCGCATTGCTCGAGGCCGGGCGCATCGCGGAGATCGCCGTCGGGGACACCTACATCCGCGGCACGCTGGCGGCGCCCGCCGGCGGCGAGAAGCGGGAGTTCATCACCAGCCGCCTCGACCCGGATCTCGCCGACTACCTCGCCAAGCACAAGGTGAGGTACACCGCGGAGCACGACTCCGGGCTCCTCAAGACCGTGCTGTCGTGGATCGTGCCGACGGCGCTGTTCTTCGGCGTCTGGATGTACCTCGCGCGGCGGATGGCCGGGATGGGCGGCGGCCTGCTCTCGATCGGCAAGAGCAAGGCGCGGATCTACCTCGAGAGGTCGCCGGGAGTGACGTTCGCCGACGTCGCGGGCGTAGACGAGGCCAAGGCCGAGCTGCGCGAGATCGTCGACTTCCTGAAGGACCCCGTTTCGCACAGCCGGCTCGGCGCGCGCCTCCCCAAGGGAATCCTGCTGGTCGGTCCGCCGGGCACCGGGAAGACGCTGCTGGCGCGCGCGGTCGCCGCCGAGGCCGGCGTCGCGTTCTTCTCGATCAGCGGGTCCGAGTTCGTCGAGATGTTCGTCGGGGTGGGGGCGGCGCGCGTGCGCGACCTGTTCGAACGCGCCCGTGGCCACGCGCCGTGCATCATCTTCATCGACGAGCTCGATGCGCTCGGCCGGGCGCGCGGCACGTTCACGCACGGCGGACACGACGAGAAGGAGCAGACGCTCAACCAGCTCCTCGCCGAGCTCGACGGATTCGACCCGAAAGGCGGAATCGTCCTGCTTGCGGCCACCAACCGCCCGGAGACGCTGGACCCGGCCCTGCTGCGCGCCGGCCGGTTCGACCGGCAGGTGCTGGTCGACCGGCCCGACCGGAAGGGGCGCGCCGACGTGCTGCGCGTCCATGCCCGGAAGGTCCGTCTGGCGGCTGGAGTCGCCCTCGAGGACGTCGCCGCGCTCACGCCGGGTTTCACCGGCGCCGACCTCGCCAACCTGGTCAACGAGGCGGCGCTGCTCGCGACCCGGCGCGGCGGAGACGACGTCACGCTCGACGATTTCACCCAGGCGATCGAGCGGATCGTCGCGGGCCTCGAGAAGAGGAACCGGATTCTCAACCCCGGCGAGCGCGAGCGGATCGCCGTCCACGAGATGGGGCACGCGCTGGTGGCGATGGCGCTCCCCGGGTCCGACCCGGTCCAGAAGGTCTCGATCATTCCGCGTGGAATCGGCGCGCTCGGACACACCATCCAGAGGCCGATCGAGGACCGCTTCCTGATGAGCCGGGAGGAACTCGAGCGCAAACTGACCGTGCTGCTCGGCGGACGCGCCGCGGAGTCGCTGCGGTTTCCCTCGGTGTCGACCGGCGCGGCGGACGACCTCCGCAAGGCGACCGATATCGCGCGCGCGATGGCGGCCCGGTTCGGCATGGAGACGGAGCTGGGCCCGGTCGCCTACGACGCCGAGCCGTCGCCGTTCCTCGGGCCGCTGCTGGAAGCCCAGCCCGGGCCGCGGTGGTACAGCGACGAGACGGCGGCGACGATCGACGCGGCGGTGCTGCGCATCGTCGAGGGCGCGCTGAAACGGGCCCGCGCGATCCTGGAGTCGAACCGCGGGTTGCTGGAGGAGGCGGCGCGGGATCTGCTGCGGAGCGAGACGCTCGGCCCGGCCGAGATCGCGTCGCTGCACGGGCGGGTCGCGCCCGGCGGCGGCGCGTAG